DNA from Oncorhynchus masou masou isolate Uvic2021 chromosome 5, UVic_Omas_1.1, whole genome shotgun sequence:
GATGCTGTCCGTGTTGGTGACCATGACTGTGAAGGTTATGTTTTCCCCAGCCACAGGCACTTTAAGGAGGCTCAGAGACACTGAGAGGCCCCGGGTTGACCCTAATGAGACACATATGAATGGCACATTAAATGAAGCGTATTATGTCAATGACTCAAAGAAGTGTAAGATGTCAATTACTCAATTAAATGTATGATGTCAATGACATTTGTGGACAGATGGAATACAGACAGAACCATATAGAAGATCAAGTAATCAACACTCACCTCGCTTACGTGTTGATTCTCCTGAAAATGctagagagaaaaaaacattgttAGACATTTGGAAATAGGAATAGGAATTTGCTTGTAATAAATACTGTTGAATAGTGATATTTTTTTTCATTCACTGAATGAATAATGTAGCTAGTAAGTTGGCACTTATTTGCACTCTTTGATCTGTGTAAGGACATGGCTGCTGCATATGAAACAAAAAATGGATGTAGATATTAAGACGATCGTTACAGTATGAACTCAATGCTGTGACATTGAGACTCAAAAGAGATCACTATTCTTGAACCAACATTCACAATCATTTTATGGATTCATAACAACCCCTCAAAGGCCACTTTACTCATAGTATAGAGAGGTAGTGTAGGGTTATGGTGAATCCCTTTATAtaccacatatatatatatacagtaaatatacataatatatatatatatatatatatatatatatatatatatacagacagacagacagacagacagacagtgtattcgggaagtattcagaccacttcactttttccacattttgttaccttacagccttaatctaaaatggattacatctttttccccctcattaatctacacacaataccccataatgacaacaaaaaaataaaaatgtttgaagatttatttaaaataaaaaaaactaaatattttatttacataagtattcagacactttgctatgataCTCAAAATTTAGCTCAGGcacattctgtttccattgatcattcttgagatgtttcttcaacttcattggagtccacctgtggtaaattcaattgattggacatgctttggaaaggcacacacctgtctatataaggtcccacagtagacagtgcatgtcagagcaaaaaccaagtcatgaggtcaaaggaattgtccgtagagctccgagacagtattgtgtcaaggtacagatctggggaaaggtaccaaaacatttctgaggcattgtaggtccccaagaacacagtagcctccatcaattcttaaatggaagcatttTGGAACCACaaaggctcttcctagagctggatgcccggcaaaactgagcaatcttggtcaaggaggtgaccaagaacctaatggtcactctgacagagctccagagttcctctgtggagatgggagaaccttccagaaggacaaccatttctgcagcactccaccaatcaggcctttatggtagagaggccagatggaagccactcctcagtgaaaggcacatgacagcccgcttggaatttgcaaaaaggcacctaaaggactgtcagaccatgagaaactggattctctggtctgatgaaaccaagttggaactatttggcctgaatgccaagcatcaggaAACCatgcaccactcatcacctggccaataccatcccgaCGGTGAAgcatgtttttcagctgcagggactggcagaccagtcaggatcgagtgaaagattaatggagcaaagtacaaggagatcctttatgaaaacctgctccagagcactcagaacctcagactggggcgaaggttcaccttccaacaggacaacaaccctaagcacacagccaagacaacacaggagtggtttcgggacaagactctgaatgtccttgagtggccacgCAAAGAGCCTGGACTTAAACTCGatctaacatttctggagagacctgaaaatagctgtgcagcaatgctgcCGATCCAACCtgaagagcttgagaggatctgcatagaagaattagagtaactccccaaatagaggtatgccaagcttgtggcgtcatacccaagaagactcgctgctgtaatcgctgccaaaggtgcttcaacacagtactgagtaaagggtctgaatacttatgtaaatgtaataattcCGTTTTTCTAgatacctgtttttgctttgtcattatggggtattgtgggtagactGATGAggcaaaaaaacaatttaatacattttaaaggctgtatcgtaacaaaatgtggaaaaagagcctcccgggtggcgcagtggtctaagtaactgcatcgcagtgctagctgtgctaccagagactctgggttcgcgtccaggctctgtcgcagccggacACGACaaggaggtccatggggcgacgcacaattggccttgcgtcgtctgggttaaggagggtttggccggtagggatatccttgtctcatcgcgcactagcgactccttccgggttggatgcgctctGTTAAAGAAgctgtgcggcttggttgggttgtgtttcggaggacgcatggctttcgaccttcgtctctcccgtatgggagttgtagcgatgagacaagatagtagttactaacaattggataccacgaaattgtggagaaaagggggtgaaaatatatatatattatatatatatattttttaaatgtggaaaaagtgaagtggtctgaatactttctgaatgcactgtatttatatatgtatatacgtgtgtgtgtgtgtttgtatggtgtgtCTTCATAGTCTACAAATAGTTTATTAACGCTTATTCACGATAGTTACTACAAAGTCTTACCGATTTGATATTAGCATTTGATTCATGGCATCATTTCCTTTAAGACTCACCTTTGGTGGGTTTGTAGTTCCTTGTGATGTTCTGGGGCCTTGGTGAGCCTATGGTCTGGGTGACGATGAGGGAACcaactctctctgtgtctgtgctgGAACTCAGCACCTGGCCCTGCTTCACAATGACCGTGTGGACGTCAGCATTCACCTCAGCATACACAAAGGGGATGTCGTAGACCAGGTCCACACGCCGGTCTCTGATAGCCTTCACTGGGGCTGGACCACAGCAGAAGATTCCTAGGAGGGGGAAATATATGGTGGAGCTTTAGAACAAGAAGCAATAGTAGCCATACTCTTTGATTGATTCCAGTCTGGATGACGTAGAATGTGCCATAAAAATAATATAAACAGGTATTAgacatatataaataaataaatgtctgGTTATCAGTGTCGGTGGCTTGTGACTGTAACAAGTGCAGTGTCTGAATAtcataaaaaattaaaataatagTTTTTTGTTATTTATGAATGGACTTTCAGTTTTATTTAATCTAACTTGTATTATGGAGTTTCTATTTAGTCTGTTTTGACTCTGACCTCCGCTCCTCTCCTGCGGGGTTGGATCCAAAACCTGCCATCCGTCAAATCCTGCACCCAGGTCTGGCCGGGTCATCCAACACTCCACCCATACATGGAAATTCCTGAAATGAAggacaaaacagcacattttaatACCAAAGACTGATTGATTTTTACATGCAATTACTTACATGTTACTTAAAATACTTCTTGCTATCATATAATCTACTTTCATATTATTTCATCGACAAATAATATTTCATATTCATGGTGTGGTAATACTGTAGACTAGATATCTGCTTACCATATGCTGTCTTTACTGTGAGGTAGTTTCTTGCCCGTCTCAGAGTAAAACTCCTCGATGACCAGGTTGCCGTTGGTGTCATGGGCTGAGTTAAAGTTGGTGATGACACGGGATGGAATACCAAAAGCTCTCATGACTAGGAAGAGATAGAAATACAAGGATGAAGAATTTGTCAATGATTTGACCAATGATTTTCTAACTCTTTATATTCCTAACATAAATTAAACACTCTTGTTCAAATATTCCATTACGATGGTGCCATGATGAACTTATACAGAAATTCAGCTGGGAGTGATATTATTCCATATGCATTGATAAAACATTTTTACATTGCcaacatattcatattcatattcacCTGTGCACATCACAGCAGCAAACACCCAGCACTGGCCGTACATCACTGGGCTGAACTTGGACTTGGCCCACTGTCTCAAAATATCCGCACTTCCTGTCCACTTGGAGGGGGGCACCCCGTTCTTGAAATCGCCCAACCAGTTCCCTCTCAGGACTCCTCGGTCGTCCTCGCAGTTGATCTGACCGAGAATGACACAATTATCTACCCAATGTTCCCTCTAGGGATCAACCATGTTTATTCTGTAACCATTTATTTGACATTTCTTAAATACCTTGTAACAAGGTACTTACATGGGAATTTTTTCTAGTCCAAAAATTAAGTACAAAGTACCATTTGTTCAATTCAGAGTGAAATCATTTAAGAAAGGTTAACATAGTAAGATGaaacaatatttttttaatgGCCTCATCACGTAACCTCACTTCACCCCTCATTGCTTGAACTGAAATATAAACACATTGCGTGAGCGTATTATCAGTATTATAGACTGCCAGACATTTCAAGCCAGGACCTGTTTTGTGAGCTCCAGAGCTCCTGAGGTCTTATTCTAATTTCCACACATAAAGCATGAGAGATTAATTTACTATCTGAGGGATCTGAGGCATTGTCACTCACCATGGCAGACACCACCCTACTGAGGTAGATAGGATCGGAATGGCCTAGGTAGTCCTTCTGCGAGTTCCTGCCGTGCTGCGGGCTGACCTGGAGCAGCTTCAGACAAATATCCAGAATCTCTGGCTCGTACTGCATAGAGAAACAaaattaaatatttatttatttactttttttcatTTCTGTAATTATTTTGTCAACTTATGtcattatttattcatttatggATCTTTAGTCATGTATGTTGTCATGTCTAGCCTTTTTGTAGACGTCTCTGGAAAATGCGGTAATTGACTGTGAATGGTATCGTAAAATGTTTTGAAACTGGTCAGGAGATGCTCACCTGATCGAACGACCAAGGTCTTGATTCAAGGTTTTTAGGTGTCCCCATGTACAATAAACCAGAGTCATTATTTACATATTCCTCTCTCTGGTCTTCGAAGGGAATGTACACTGTGTCCTCTGGAGGGAGAACACTTTGATTACTTTAACATCAAACATGTTTGTATCTTATATAATTCATACTTACTTTGAGAATGGATCGATGTAGAAATGTGCCAATATGAACCCTTACCTCTCCACCGCAAAAACAGAGGTTTTGCGGATTTTGAGGATTCAAAATAGCTGCCATGCATCACCAACGTTATCACACTTAGTAAAGCACTTTTGATGAAAGGCACTGCATTAATACAGTGTACCATTATCATTTCCAGAAATCTTATTATCCTTATTATCTAACCAATATTAAAGTTTGCATTAGACTCAAGGACAATCTGAGTTGGGATTACATTCCATTTCATTTTGTGTCTTGAATCAGAATTCCAATTCACTTCTATATTGCTATGAAGCGAAATGGACTTGACCCCAAACCCGGCTACAATCAATACATTTAATCATAGGAGCGGGTTTAAGTCGTTCTGTAGATTAACTCACCGTGGCACCAGGGGTTACAAAGGAGAACAAAGTCTCCCACCACGTAGCCCTTCTGACCGTGCTGTGTGAGCACGTGGAGCTGAATACTGTAGCGCCCTATGGAGGAAGAGGCAGGGCTGGATatgtacagagagggagagttggggTTCAGGCCTTTGGGGGTGAAGTAGGCACTCCATCGGGAGGGGGATCCCTGCTTGGAGAAGGTGACGGGGAACTCTGCGTACAGCCGACCTGTTGGGAAAAAGGAATGAATATGGGTCAGAAAACGCAATGCTCACCACCACTATTGTCTCCTTAATCCTCATGAATGGGTATACTTAAGCTTTCTACAGAGTTAAATACATCATCCACGCTCTGACAAATGTCCTAACCAATTATTGACAAAACAAATACGACTTGAACAGTATGTATCACAGTGTACCTAGGAGGATTCTGAACACCagggtgtcagtgtgtgggttGAAGGCTCGTCCCTTCAGGAGCAGGGTGATTTTGAAGGGTGCTCCTCTCCGCACCACCAGGGTTTTAGAGCTGAACCCCTGGGTGTAGTGGCTCTCTTGGTTGCCCTGAAGTTCCAGGTTGACATATTGGATTCTCAATTCTGGAGGGAAAGAAACACTGGGCGTTTGTCAATGGAATACTGAAGACTTTAATGCGAGTCAAATGCAGAGATCGGAAACTACATCAAAATGCAGAAATACCAAGATGTTCCTTTTTGCTATTCAATAAGAT
Protein-coding regions in this window:
- the tgm5l gene encoding transglutaminase 5, like — protein: MEELRIQYVNLELQGNQESHYTQGFSSKTLVVRRGAPFKITLLLKGRAFNPHTDTLVFRILLGRLYAEFPVTFSKQGSPSRWSAYFTPKGLNPNSPSLYISSPASSSIGRYSIQLHVLTQHGQKGYVVGDFVLLCNPWCHEDTVYIPFEDQREEYVNNDSGLLYMGTPKNLESRPWSFDQYEPEILDICLKLLQVSPQHGRNSQKDYLGHSDPIYLSRVVSAMINCEDDRGVLRGNWLGDFKNGVPPSKWTGSADILRQWAKSKFSPVMYGQCWVFAAVMCTVMRAFGIPSRVITNFNSAHDTNGNLVIEEFYSETGKKLPHSKDSIWNFHVWVECWMTRPDLGAGFDGWQVLDPTPQERSGGIFCCGPAPVKAIRDRRVDLVYDIPFVYAEVNADVHTVIVKQGQVLSSSTDTERVGSLIVTQTIGSPRPQNITRNYKPTKAFSGESTRKRGSTRGLSVSLSLLKVPVAGENITFTVMVTNTDSIPKVLREHVNAQTKKYNRSPSGTFWEVHNVVRIAPHESKVIHHLIDHAKYESLMGDDLVNLAVVMEDGITQERVLASEEFNITSPQLSIQIADEDSVMPHKEHTALVVFCNTFSVPVSGLLTVTGSGLIEGEMHSRIQLFKPGCTMERSFSFIPRMVGKKMLQATLVLKNNPAKIIGYRMISVKSA